One Rickettsia akari str. Hartford genomic window, AAAGGTTTTGAAAAAGCTATTTATTCAGGATTTCCAACAGTAGAACTTGCAAGAATAATAATGGATTTTGTATTACCGAATAAAGAACTGCATGGGCTTTATCATGTTGCATCAAAACCAATTAATAAGTTAGAATTGTTAAGATTAGTAGCGGAAATATATAATAAAGCAATAGATATTATTCCGTCAGATGAGCTTGTAATAGATCGCTCAATGGATGGCACACGTTTTAATGAAGTTACGGGTTATAACCCGCCGCAGTGGTCTGAGCTTGTGAAGCGTATGTATGAGTTTGGGTAAATAGTCATTGCGAGAAGAATTACGTAGTAATTCGACGAAGTAATCCAGTTAAAAATTCTGATTTACAGAGTTTTTAACTGGATTGCCGCTTCAATGCTACGCACCTCCTAGCAATGACTGAGAAATCAAACTGTAATGATGGGGTAAATAATAACAAAATAGGTACTAAATATATAATGTTTGTAGATAAAACTTTAATGATTACAGGAGGCACTGGTTCGTTTGGTAATGCGGTGCTTTCTCGTTTTCTTAAATCCGATATTATTAACGATATTAAAGAAATTAGAATTTTCAGTAGAGACGAAAAAAAGCAAGAAGATATGCGTATTGCTTTAAGTAATCCGAAACTTAAATTCTATATCGGAGATGTGCGTAATTATAAAAGTATTGATGAGGCGATGCGTGGTGTAGATTATGTATTTCATGCTGCTGCTTTAAAGCAAGTTCCGACCTGTGAATTTTATCCGATGGAAGCAATCAATACTAACGTTTTAGGTGCTGAAAATGTGTTAAGTGCTGCTATTAATAATAAAGTAGCAAAAGTTATTGTATTGAGTACCGATAAGGCTGTATATCCAATTAATGCAATGGGATTATCTAAGGCATTAATGGAAAAGTTATCAATAGCAAAAGCTCGTATGTGTAGCCAAGGTGAAACTGTGCTTTGCGTTACTAGATACGGTAATGTTATGGCATCTCGCGGTTCAGTGATTCCTCTTTTTATTAATCAAATAAAACAGGGTAAGGAATTAACTATTACCGAGCCTTCAATGACACGTTTTTTAATGTCGCTTGTAGATTCCGTAGATTTGGTTTTATATGCGTTTGAGCATGGTCGTCAGGGTGATATTTTTGTACAAAAATCTCCAGCAAGTACAATTGAGATACTTGCAAAAGCGTTACAAGAGATATTCGGTAGTAAAAACAAAATACGTTTTATCGGTACACGTCATGGAGAGAAGCATTATGAATCGTTAGTATCATCCGAAGATATGGCAAAGGCAGATGATTTAGGTGGTTATTACCGTATTCCTATGGATGGGCGTGATCTTAATTATGCAAAATATTTTGTTGAAGGCGAAAAGAAAGTGGCACTTTTAGAGGATTACACTTCGCATAATACAAAACGTTTAAATTTAGAAGAAGTAAAAAAGTTGTTGCTGACTCTTGATTACATACAAGAGGAGCTAAAAAATGCTTAAGGTAATGACTATTGTCGGTACTCGTCCTGAACTGATTAAACTATGCTGCGTGATTTCCGAGTTTGATAAATATACTAATCATATCCTAGTTCACACCGGTCAAAATTATGCATATGAATTAAATCAGGTGTTTTTTGATGATATGGGTATTAGAAAACCCGATTATTTCTTAGAAGTAGCAGCAGATAATACAGCAAAATCTATTGGGCTTATTATCGAACAAGTTGACGCAGTCCTTGAGAAAGAAAAGCCCGATGCCGTTTTGTTTTACGGTGATACTAATTCCTGCTTATCGGCAATTGCTGCTAAACGTCGTAAAATTCCTATTTTCCATATGGAAGCAGGAAATCGTTGTTTTGATCAAAGAGTACCTGAAGAAATAAACCGTAAAATCATTGATCATATTAGTGATGTGAACATTACGTTAACCGAGCATGCAAGACGTTATTTAATTTCTGAAGGTTTACCGCCTGAGCTTATTTTTAAATCAGGCTCGCATATGCCTGAAGTTCTTGACCGTTTTATGCCTAAAATATTAAAGTCGGATATTTTAGATACATTATCATTACAAGCAAAGCAGTATTTCTTAATTAGCTCACATCGTGAGGAAAATGTTGACGTTAAAAATAATCTGCAAGAATTATTAAGTAGTTTACAAACGCTTATTAAAGAGTATAATTTCCCCGTAATCTTCTCAACACACCCAAGGACTAAAAAAAGACTTGAGGATTTAGGTGGTGGGAAAGAGCTTGGTGATAAAATAAGGTTTTTACCGGCTTTTAGTTTTACGGATTACGTCAAACTTCAGATGAATGCGTTTTGTATTTTATCCGATAGCGGTACTATTACTGAAGAAGCCTCTATACTTAATTTACCTGCTTTAAACATTCGAGAAGCACATGAGCGTCCTGAAGGTATGGACGCCGGAACGCTTATTATGTCGGGCTTTAATGCTGCACGGGTACTACAATCGGTGAAATCAATTACGGCAGAACACGAGAATAATAAAGATACGGAAGAAATATACTCAAATGATTTGGAGAATTGTAATGTAAAACGAGGAACGAGCACGCACAGCCTATACTTAATAGGTGGGCATGCGAGTTCTCCAAAGTTTTGCAGAGATAATTCTTCAAAGCAGAAGAGTATTGTGTCGGATTATGCTGCAGCAGGACTTGTATCAAAGAAAATATTGCGTATAGTTTTAAGTTATGTGGATTATGTTAACCGTACGGTGTGGTTTAAGAAGTAACATTATTCATTGTTATCATATCAACAACATGAAATTCTTTAAATTAATAAAACTTAACCTTGTATTTTTAAGTGTTTTTTTACTAATAACTCTTATATCTTCTTGTTGTTATTCCAAAGAAAATTCTTATAAAAAAATAGTTTTTCTTGTTAGTACAGAGACATTCGGCGGCAAAGGCGTATACGCGATGTATAATGAGATGAAAAAAATAGGTCATGATGTCAAAATTGTAATAGTACCTCATCCTCATCCAAATATTCAAGGAGGAATAGATACCGAGTTTATTAGTAAATTTGATATACAAGATGTGATATATCCATGCGGTAAGTATGCTTCTTATTCAAATGTTAATACAAAATGTGAAATTTCTGAATTAAAAAAGTATCAGCCGGATTTTATTTTTACGCAAAACCCTTACGAAAATTTTCAAGGCTATATATCAGAACCTTTTACGGCTGCTAATTTGTATAAGAGTTTTAGAGGAACTAAAACAAAAATTATGTATATAGTCTATGGTCCGCATATATTTCATCAAAAAAATATTGATGATGATAAGTTATCAAGTTTCATAGAGACGGTATTTGTTGATTCAGAAAGTACAAAGGATATATTTATGAGTAATTATAAATTTCCTAAGGATAGAGTTATTGTGTCAGGTTATCAACCATACTATGAAGTAAGACATTATAATATTAACGAAAAACCAAACTCGGAAACCATTTTATGGCTTCCTAGATGGGAATTATCGTTTAAAAATAGAGATTTATATGAAGGAGGTTCTACTTTCTTAAATTATCACTATTTTTTCTATAATTATGCATTACAACATCCTGATATTCATTTTATTATAAGACCGCATGTTACGCTATTTACCTATGCGGTCGGTAAAAATTACTTAAGCCAAAGTGATATGGATAATATCTTAAGTAGATTTAACTCTTTAAAGAATGTTACTGTTTCTGCACATGCATTCAGGTCGTTACTGGATGATATAATGGTGTCGGATATTGTAATAAGTGACGGTACTTCATCTCTTGCTGAAGTAGTAGTTGCCGATAAGCCTATAATTTACTTAAGTAATGGTTGGAATAATGAATTTAATAGCAATGCTCTATCTAAAGAATTAAAAAAATATATGTATTTTGCTTATGAGCCGCAAGATATTATTAACTATATAGAATTTATTAAGCAAAATCATTATTTACCTTATCATGAAAATAGTAGTGGTAGAAATCAATTTAAAAAGATGCTTGATCCTGTAGAAAACCCTGCTGCATTTATCGCCGAATATTTATTAAAGTGATAATAGTTTAAATAATTTATGTTAGAAGAAATTTATAATGATGGAGAAAGATTAATGCCTGGGGAAATTCATGATGTTTTAGAGGTAATGCGTCATAAAAGTAGTTATAAATTTTTTAAAAAAATTATAGAAGCCGATATACTTAATAGCCCATTAATGCCAAATCAAAAAATAAAAATTCTAGATATATGTTGTGGAATATGACATGGCGCTTTCATGCTTAGCGGTGTATTAGGAGTAGAAATTATCGCAATAGATATCAGTAAAGAATCTATAATTTATGCTGAACAAAATTGTGGAGCATCTAATATAAAATATATTAAATCTGATTTAATTAGTTTGATTAAAAAGTCAGAAGAATATGATGATATTGTATCACGACATGCACTTGAGCATATTGAAGATGGGTTAAATCTAGCACTTAATCTTAAATATAAAAACCGATTAATAGTCAATGTACATTTTAATGAACCGGAATAGCATATATATAATTTAGTTAATTGGATTACTGAAAAATACTTTACATCATATCAGAACAAAGAATTTGTATATGAAGAATTAGATGGCTTAACTAACGACACACATTCTGAAAAAAATCCTCCTAATTCTATAATCTGTATATCCAGTCACTCAGATTTTAAGCCTATAAAGCAATTATTTCACTATTCAATCTCAGCTTGGACACCAGAATTTTTAGAAAAGCTAGGTTTTCTAAAAATTCCAAGATATATTAAAACAATTGCTGCAAACTAGAAATGCATTTAAAAATAGCGAAGAGAAAAACTTAAACTATGAGATTAAATAATACTGTAACAGAGCCAAATAATGCCTTAGAAGAAATAAAAATGCTTAAAGTGAAGAAGCAAAATCTATTTTTCTAAAGCTCTATAGAAAATTTAAACAATAAAGGTATTGATAACTAAAGAGAGATATCATCCTGTGGTTTGTGATCTAGATCTAGGAAAATAACTTAAAATACTAATTTAGTATTTTTTAACTGGCTCTAGTTCCTAAACCACTGGATGATATCAAGCTTGTTATTATTCTCTTTCTTTAGTTAGCAATGCCACAATAAAACTAACATTTCATAAATTATTTCTAAAAGTTATGATAACTAAAAAAGATAAAACTTTAAATATTTATTGTCCTTTAGTTTCCATTATTATACCTGTCTATAATGGGGCTAATTATATGCGTGAAGCGATAGATAGTGCTTTAGCCCAAACATATGAAAATATTGAAATTGTAGTTGTTAATGATGGCTCTAAAGATAATGGGAAGACAGAAAATGTAGCATTATCATACGGTGATAAAATACGCTATTTTTATAAAGAAAACGGTGGTTGTGGTTCGGCTTTAAATTATGGTATAAAAAACATGAATGGGGAGTATTTTTCATGGCTTAGCCATGATGATATATATTATCCTAATAAAATTGAGCATCAAGTTAACATATTAAATAAATTAGATAATAAAGATACTATCATTTATGGCGGTTATGAATTAATTGATGAAAAAGGAAGTTCTTTACGTTATATTAAACCGGATAGTGTGCTACCTATAGATAAACTTAATATTTCTTTATTACCTTTATTACGAGGATTAATACATGGTTGTTCGTTATTAATGCCTGCTAAATATTTTCATGAAATTGGTATATTTAATGAAGCTTTACCGACAACGCAAGATTATGATTTATGGTTTAAAATTTTCCGTGTTGCCCCTATTCATTTTGATGAGTCTATCCTAATTAAATCTCGTTTTCATTCAGAGCAAGGTAGTAAAAAAATATCAAATCATAACGAAGAATGTAATGTATTATGGTCATCGTTTCTTCACGAGTTAACAGAAGAAGAAATGATCAAAATGGAAGGTTCTCCTTATTTATTTTTGACTCGTACAGCTACTTTTTTATCAAATAATACTCCATATAAAAAAGCTTGTGACTTAGCAAATACTATGGCTAAGCAAGTATTACATGATACTAAAGTTAGTGTGATTATACCGGTATATAACAGAATAAATTGGGCAATTGAAGCTATAGAAAGTGTACTTATTCAAACACACAAAAATTTTGAGATACTTATAATAGATGATGGATCGACTGATGATATATCAGAATTAATTGCAAGATGCAAAAAAGATAAAAGAATAAGATACTTTCATAAAAAAAATGAAGGACCTGCTGCTGCACGTAATTTAGGTATTAAAAATGCTATAGGAAAATATATTGCTTTCCTTGATTCGGATGATTTATTTTATAAGGATAAAATAGAAATCCAATTACAGTTTATGGAAGAAAATAACTGTATATTTTCTCATACTTCATATCAAAAAATAGATGAAAAAGCAAAATATATAGAATCTGTTCATTCTGGGTGTTTTAGTGGAAATGTTTTTCCTCAAGTTATACAAACTTGTCCAATAGCAATGCCGACAGTTATGGGAACTTGGACATTATTCCAAGAAAATTTATTTCCTGAAAATATAAGAAGTGGTGAAGATTGTTGTTTATGGATATCTATTGCTAGTAAAAACTCAATAGGCGGTATAGACAAAGAATTGTCTAAAGTACGAATTAGCGGTGGTACTAATACGTTTATGGACCCAAATAAATATTCAGTAGGTTTAATAAATATTACTTCTTATGTTCTTAATGATCGGTATTTAAGTAAATTTAGTCCGTTTACTATTAATTTATTATTAGCAGCTGTTACACAATTAAGATTATTAGAAAATAAAAATAAATACTATAAAAAAAGTAATATTTCTTCTTCTAACAATAATTATGTAATGCAAAAAATACGAACCTATTGCTTTGTAACAAAAATTTTGATTTTGTTAACTATTACTTCTATAAGGCAAGAAGGAATACGTGCAACAATCTCTAGAATACGTAGATGGCTTAGAAAGCATATATAAATAACTACTCCTCAAGTATCTTAACTTTTGAGCAGTCACCGATTTTAGTCATACCTTCGTTAACGACTAAGTAACCTTCTTTAATATCGTTAGAGGTAATTTCAATTAGACCTTCTGTACGTGTACCGATTTTACGTATAATTGTTTTACCGTATCACCGTCTATTTTATAAATAAAATTACCTTGATTATTTCGTTGAATACAACTTTTCAGGAACGGTTAGATTTTTATGAGGGTTAATTATAAGCATAACATCTACAAAGCTATTATACAGGATTTTTGTCCCCATAGGTAAAATAATTTTAGCTGTTCAAGTACCTTGATCCTATAAGTAATGTGATACTGCTCCGATTGTGCTTTTAATTTTTCCTGCAATTAAAACTTCAGTATTGATTCCAACTTTTCCGCTTAAAGACTCCGGCAATTCAATAAAAATGCTTTGTGAGTTTGCTGTTCCGGTAATGCTAAAAAGATAGTCGCCTATTTTTACTTTATCGCCTACCATAGACTTAATTATGCCTATTTTACCGGAGTAGGGTGCAGTAATTATCATGTCGTTATATGTTTTGAGAGCTTTGGCATAATTAAATTTTGCATCTTCAAGTTCGCTTTTTGACCTTTTATATGCCTCATTGCTTACAAATTTTTTAGCAAATAACACTTTTATATTATAATCTTCTTGTTTTATTTAATAAAGATGCGGCTCTAGACTTAGTGGTTTCTGCTATGTTTTTATCTATCACCAGCAATATATCCCATTTTTTACTATTGCTCCTTGATGTGCCGAGACTTTTTCAACTAATCCGGTAGCATTAGCGTAATAATCACTGCTATTATTATTTTGGCATTGTCCTACAATATTAAATATGTCGTAAAGTGCGGCAATTTGTACTTTAGTCGCTTTTACTCCTATAATTTTTTCTTTTTCCATTTTATTTGCCATAGTAGAAAGTGAGATAAGTAAGGTAAAAAGAACAATAAGCCTTGTAGGCATAATATCAGACCCTAAAGTGAATAGGTGTCATCTAGTTAGTTTGTCTGCAATAAAATACCTCCAAGTTATGACAAAGTATGCTTTTTAAGTTCCTCATCCGTTAACCATTTATATTCTTTTTCTAGAATTTCAAATCTCATCTTTTCTAATTGTGCATCAAGATCAGGTTCAGGAATGATAGCAGAACCAGTAAACTCAAATCCTTGATAGTTAATTTTTAGTTTTTTACAAGTTTCTTGTAATGATAATAAGTTTTCTTCTATATCATCGATAAATATTATTGATTGCGGATAATAATTTGTTTTGCGTAATACATATTCAAGTACGCTTCCTTTATCATATTCTGCAGTGTAAATTATGCCGTCTTTTAATGTAGGTTTACCGTAACCGGCATTAAAATCTTCTATTATTATCTCATCTTCTGACGGTGAAAATTCTTGAAAATTTACCTTTAATTCAGTGAGTTCACGAACTCTCCATTCAATCATATCTTCAATTACACCGAATTTACCGGTAGGAAGTTTAGTAAGCCCCATTGCCGGAATATTTTTTGCTTTAAGTAGAGCAAATATTTCCAAAATGTCTGAATTAACGAATCTCGCTTTTTTTTCTTTAAGAATAACGCTAAGTAATAATTCGCATTCTTTTTTAGTAAGTCTTTTTTCAATATCTTCCATTAATGCTTTTCTATAATCATGTGTTAACCTAGATTCATCGCTATCCATTACAATTACTCCATCTACGTCAAAAAGCACCAAGCTAGTATTATCTGCTTGCTCTATTGCTTGTATAACTTCTTTAAAATCATGAACTTTATTTATTTTGCTATACATATCTATCTTTTATTGATTGTTTAAAATCTAGATCACGTTATTACCCTTAGATATTACCAATGCGAATAATTTTATGTCATTCCCGCGTAGGCGTGAATCCAGTAAAACATCTGAAACACTTGTTTCGTATATGTTTATTTTATCAAATATGCAACTTAACTATATCAACATTAATGTTATTGGTCTTGATTCCCGTCTACGCGGGAATGACACAAAGCAAGTTGTCTAATTCATACAACACAGTTCTAAATAACTACGGGTATCTATATTTATTTTGTAACGTCACTTATAATTTCTTCTAAGGAATTTGTCATTATCTTTAAATCTTTTTCTCTAGACAAATTATGGTGACCGTCTTTAATTAGCTTCATTACTATTTGTTTACTAGTTATTTTTTCTAATAATTTTACTGAAACATTATAAGGCACGTCTTCATCTAACATGCCATGAATTAGATGTACCGGTATATTGATATCAATCTGTTTCTTTGTCAATAATAAATGTTTTTTTGCATCTTCTATCAATTTATAGCTCATCGGATATTTATGCTCACAATTTTTACTGTTTACTTCTAATATTCCCTCTTTTTGTATCTTATTTTGATCGTCTAACGATATATTTTGCCAAATATTTTCGGTAAAATCCGGAGCAGGGGCTACACACACAAGCCCTTTTATTTTATCGGGAAATTTTAAAGCTGTAAGAAGTGCTAGCCATCCTCCCATGCTCGAACCTACTAATATCGCCTCCTTATCAATTAATTTGTCTAAAATTAGTGATACTCCTTCTAACCAATCACTAATTGTTTGATCCTCAAATTGTTCCGATGCATTCCCATGACCGAAATTATCAAAAACAATAAAATTATAATTGTTTTTTTTACAATAATCTATTAAATAGATAGCCTTAGTTGATTGCATACTAGACATCAAGCCGTGTAAAAAAATTACAGATGGAATATTTGTATTAATTATTTTATAATTATCATAGACAATAAATTTGTCTTGTGTTTTATTATAAAGCTTGTGCATTTTAAATAATTATTTTAATAGATTGAGATTTAATGCCTTCATCAAAGTCAAGTAAACGATACAATAAATATACTGTTTTGCAAGTAGTTCCTGCTCTAGTCTCTGGAGGTGTTGAAAGAGGTACTATAGAAGTTGCAAAATATCTTAAAATGCTTGGTCATACTCCTATTATCATTTCAGCAGGCGGCACTCTAGTTAAAGAGTTAGATAAGGAAGATATATTACATATTGAGATGAATAGTAACAGTAAAAATCCTTTCGTAATTCTGAATAATGTCAAATTGATAGCAGAAATAATCAAGAAATATAATGTTGATATAGTTCATACAAGATCAAGGGCACCGGCATGGAGTTCATATCTAGCAACAAAATGGACTAACGCTAAATTTCTGACTACTTTTCATGGGGTTTACAATATTCCGAATAGTTTTAAAAAATATTATAATAGCATAATGCTAAAAGGTAAGAGAGTTATTGCAGTATCTAATTTCGTAAAACAGCATTTGCTTGCACACTATAACATTGATGCAGATAAAATAGTAGTAATTGAACGTGGAGTAAATTGTGATTATTTTGATCCTGCAAATTTAACGCCTGAAAAACTTAAAAAATGTCGTGATAAATATGATGCACCGAGCAACGTGCCTATAATATTAATGCCTTCTAGAATGACAAGCTGGAAAGGACATCTTGTTCTAGTAGAAGCATTAAGTAAGTTAAAACATAGAGATTTTTATTGTTTAATGGTCGGTGATATATCTCGACATCCCAATTTTACTAATAGAGTCAAAGAGCTTATAGCTACTCTAAAACTTCAAAATAAAATTCAAATTTTCGGTAATGATTCTGATATAATAAACCTATACGGGATTTCCGATATTATCGTTTCTGCTTCAATCGAGCCTGAAGCTTTCGGACGTACTATTATAGAAGGGCAGGCAATGAAGAAGCTTGTTATTGCAACTAATATAGGCGGGGCAGTAGAAACGATAAATAATAATATAACCGGTTTTCACGTAGAACCAAATAATGCCGAAGCGTTAGTACAGAAAATCGATTATTGTTTATCGATTTTAGGTACTGATACTGCTAGGAAAATTCAAGAAGCAGCAAGACATACGGTAATTAATAATTTCTCTCTTGATCTAATGCTAAGAAAAAACCTTGAAGTCTATAAAGAAATCTTCAACAACTCCCATAATTGAACATACTCATGATAAATGAAAAGTAGAGTATATAGGAGTAATAGTTATTCTCCTAATAAGTTTATTTCAGCATCAAATCTTCAAGATTTATATACTGATCATCAAAATTATTATAGTCATGAGATTTACCGTCATGATGCACTATAAACATTAGATTTTCCGGTAAAAATTCTTTTAAAGCTTGTTGTGCATTTTCTATAGATATTTTATCAAGATTGGCACACACCTCGTCTGAAATTAATATTTTAGTGTTTGACATTATAGCTTTAATGATTCCAATTTTTCTCTTTTGACCGCCACTTGGTGCATTTATTACATCATAATTTTTATCACTTAAGTGCGTAATTAATGTAGCTAGATCTAATTTTATAAATAATGTATTAATTTTTTCTTCTAATGATTGTTTATTACTTTTAATGATTAATCAAGACCTGAGGTTATTACTTCAAATAAAGTAGATTGAACCGATATGTAACTATTCTGATCAATAAATATTATTTTTGGATTTTGATAATGGGTAGGTATGGAAATTTCACCAACACTATGACATGGGTCAGCAATACAAGTTACTAAACTCTTTACAAAAGTGGTTTTGCCTTTCCCCGAGGGAGCTGCAAGAAGATAATGTACTCCTAATTTTAATACTAATTTTTCAAAACTCAAAATAGTTCTTTCGCCTATAATTAGATTATAATCAGAAACGACAAGTTCATCATTTGTATCATAGTAGACCATGTTATTCCTTTGATCCTCAGAGGAAATTGCCTCTATTAATTTTGTAATTCTTGCTTGTGATGTAGCTGCTCCACTAAAGATTATTTTTAATGAGGAACTTGTTAAGAATAATTTTAAAGTTTCATACCAAGGATTAAGTAGTAGAGCTTGCGCAAGTGTAATCTATCCATTTTTTACTTTATCAATATAGTAAAGTGATTTTATGCATTTCTCTGAGATATCTAATATAGTAATTCTAGTATTTTTTGTTCTATCTAAAAACAACATTTTCTTTGATATTTCTTTGTTAGCTTTAAGTTGCTTGGCATATTGATTGTGTACAAATTGAGCAGAATCAGTTAACAAGATATTTGAAGTGTTATAGGATATATTGCTTACTATAGAAGCTTTATTTTCGTTAATTTTCCCCGCTTCTTTCCTGTAAGCAATATCCAGTTGATATAATATTGTCAAACTCATTAAATATAATAGCTTATGGCACTAAATTCATTATATCTTGCGATGCCATAAGCTGTATAATTTTTTGAGTGGTAAAATTCCAATAGTAAAAGTATTATGAATATCAATAAATAAATTATTAGTAATAGCTTCTGTATCCTTTAATCCTAAAATTTTACTTTTATATTCCTCGTTTAGTAATAGTTCTAAAGCTTTTTGTTCCATTAAATCTTGAGTATTTCGTGTTAAAGAAGTTTTATATGATTGGAGTAGTGTGCTTATTATATTTTTTCCACACCATAAAATACTGATTTTTGCTCCTTGAGAAATAAGAGGTCCTATATCAGCATTATGGTCCTGTATTAGTAAGGTTAATGCAATTAATGTATTGCCGTCATTTCCGGTATAGTTAATAAAACTACTATTTATGCATGCTTCAATTAAATCTAAAACGTTTGTTATAAATATGATAAAATCCTTGCGTTACATCTTTAATTTAATTTTTTAAATCATTAGAAAGTATATTAGGATCAATTATCCTAATATTCGTGGTTAAGTTTGTTTGAATTTCTTTTAAATTTTCCTGATAATTTAAGCAATCAGTCCCATAATATTATTGCAGCTGTAGAAGTTAAATAAATTGGTACTGAATAATTAGGAACAGTTGTGATGAGATTTGT contains:
- the capD gene encoding UDP-glucose 4-epimerase, which translates into the protein MFVDKTLMITGGTGSFGNAVLSRFLKSDIINDIKEIRIFSRDEKKQEDMRIALSNPKLKFYIGDVRNYKSIDEAMRGVDYVFHAAALKQVPTCEFYPMEAINTNVLGAENVLSAAINNKVAKVIVLSTDKAVYPINAMGLSKALMEKLSIAKARMCSQGETVLCVTRYGNVMASRGSVIPLFINQIKQGKELTITEPSMTRFLMSLVDSVDLVLYAFEHGRQGDIFVQKSPASTIEILAKALQEIFGSKNKIRFIGTRHGEKHYESLVSSEDMAKADDLGGYYRIPMDGRDLNYAKYFVEGEKKVALLEDYTSHNTKRLNLEEVKKLLLTLDYIQEELKNA
- the wecB gene encoding non-hydrolyzing UDP-N-acetylglucosamine 2-epimerase translates to MLKVMTIVGTRPELIKLCCVISEFDKYTNHILVHTGQNYAYELNQVFFDDMGIRKPDYFLEVAADNTAKSIGLIIEQVDAVLEKEKPDAVLFYGDTNSCLSAIAAKRRKIPIFHMEAGNRCFDQRVPEEINRKIIDHISDVNITLTEHARRYLISEGLPPELIFKSGSHMPEVLDRFMPKILKSDILDTLSLQAKQYFLISSHREENVDVKNNLQELLSSLQTLIKEYNFPVIFSTHPRTKKRLEDLGGGKELGDKIRFLPAFSFTDYVKLQMNAFCILSDSGTITEEASILNLPALNIREAHERPEGMDAGTLIMSGFNAARVLQSVKSITAEHENNKDTEEIYSNDLENCNVKRGTSTHSLYLIGGHASSPKFCRDNSSKQKSIVSDYAAAGLVSKKILRIVLSYVDYVNRTVWFKK
- a CDS encoding glycosyltransferase family 2 protein, giving the protein MITKKDKTLNIYCPLVSIIIPVYNGANYMREAIDSALAQTYENIEIVVVNDGSKDNGKTENVALSYGDKIRYFYKENGGCGSALNYGIKNMNGEYFSWLSHDDIYYPNKIEHQVNILNKLDNKDTIIYGGYELIDEKGSSLRYIKPDSVLPIDKLNISLLPLLRGLIHGCSLLMPAKYFHEIGIFNEALPTTQDYDLWFKIFRVAPIHFDESILIKSRFHSEQGSKKISNHNEECNVLWSSFLHELTEEEMIKMEGSPYLFLTRTATFLSNNTPYKKACDLANTMAKQVLHDTKVSVIIPVYNRINWAIEAIESVLIQTHKNFEILIIDDGSTDDISELIARCKKDKRIRYFHKKNEGPAAARNLGIKNAIGKYIAFLDSDDLFYKDKIEIQLQFMEENNCIFSHTSYQKIDEKAKYIESVHSGCFSGNVFPQVIQTCPIAMPTVMGTWTLFQENLFPENIRSGEDCCLWISIASKNSIGGIDKELSKVRISGGTNTFMDPNKYSVGLINITSYVLNDRYLSKFSPFTINLLLAAVTQLRLLENKNKYYKKSNISSSNNNYVMQKIRTYCFVTKILILLTITSIRQEGIRATISRIRRWLRKHI
- a CDS encoding DUF2608 domain-containing protein — encoded protein: MYSKINKVHDFKEVIQAIEQADNTSLVLFDVDGVIVMDSDESRLTHDYRKALMEDIEKRLTKKECELLLSVILKEKKARFVNSDILEIFALLKAKNIPAMGLTKLPTGKFGVIEDMIEWRVRELTELKVNFQEFSPSEDEIIIEDFNAGYGKPTLKDGIIYTAEYDKGSVLEYVLRKTNYYPQSIIFIDDIEENLLSLQETCKKLKINYQGFEFTGSAIIPEPDLDAQLEKMRFEILEKEYKWLTDEELKKHTLS
- a CDS encoding alpha/beta hydrolase; translation: MHKLYNKTQDKFIVYDNYKIINTNIPSVIFLHGLMSSMQSTKAIYLIDYCKKNNYNFIVFDNFGHGNASEQFEDQTISDWLEGVSLILDKLIDKEAILVGSSMGGWLALLTALKFPDKIKGLVCVAPAPDFTENIWQNISLDDQNKIQKEGILEVNSKNCEHKYPMSYKLIEDAKKHLLLTKKQIDINIPVHLIHGMLDEDVPYNVSVKLLEKITSKQIVMKLIKDGHHNLSREKDLKIMTNSLEEIISDVTK
- a CDS encoding glycosyltransferase family 4 protein — protein: MPSSKSSKRYNKYTVLQVVPALVSGGVERGTIEVAKYLKMLGHTPIIISAGGTLVKELDKEDILHIEMNSNSKNPFVILNNVKLIAEIIKKYNVDIVHTRSRAPAWSSYLATKWTNAKFLTTFHGVYNIPNSFKKYYNSIMLKGKRVIAVSNFVKQHLLAHYNIDADKIVVIERGVNCDYFDPANLTPEKLKKCRDKYDAPSNVPIILMPSRMTSWKGHLVLVEALSKLKHRDFYCLMVGDISRHPNFTNRVKELIATLKLQNKIQIFGNDSDIINLYGISDIIVSASIEPEAFGRTIIEGQAMKKLVIATNIGGAVETINNNITGFHVEPNNAEALVQKIDYCLSILGTDTARKIQEAARHTVINNFSLDLMLRKNLEVYKEIFNNSHN
- a CDS encoding ABC transporter ATP-binding protein; this translates as MSNTKILISDEVCANLDKISIENAQQALKEFLPENLMFIVHHDGKSHDYNNFDDQYINLEDLMLK